The Chthonomonas sp. genomic sequence GGCTCGCGTCCTTTGTGACGAAATTGTTCGAGTACCATCCCGTAAGACCCGACCCAAACGTCCCGAGCGAAACCCGGTTCACTGGGTCATACCGGGCGATCGCACCATTGGACGTCGTGTACATGGCAAGTTCGTAGCTCGCCAGAGCACCCGTTGACATTGACCCAAGAACGAACAAAACCGAGAGCTGTCTCATCTGCATGACTTTCATTCTATGACAGATCACCAGAAATCGCACGAAAAACTGGCGCGAAGTTCAACCGGCGCACAGCATAAAGGGCGGCCGCTCCCGGTCGCCCTTCACTCTCTGCGCGAAATGGGCCGTCAGCGAGTTCGCTTTCTGCGCACGATGGCCAATAGGCCGAGCCCGATGGCCGCCCAAGTCGCCGGTTCAGGCGCAGCCACCATCGTCGCACGCGAAATGGTCATGTTGTACGGCATTGCATACATAACGGCAAACCTGTTACTCTCCGGCTCGTACGTGTACCATTGGTTCGTGTAGTCAGTCCCATTGTAGTAGGACTGAATCATGTGGACTTTGCCATCATGTCCTGCAACAAGGTTTGACCATCCCGTCGTCGAATAGTAAGAGGTGGCGATGCTGGCCGTGGCAGTCTGGGAAACGCCTGCCGGATGCCAAGCGATCCTTGGATTCGTTGTCTGCGTGCCCGGACCCGCGTAAATTCTGCCGCCCGATGCCAGGATCGAACCGAAGGCATAAGCGTCCGCGTACGATCCCAAGCTATTGTAGCCAAGATACGTGCCCGCGGTAGTGAATCCGAACGTAACGAATGCGAAGTTTCCGCTTCCCAGGTTGAAACGGTTGAGCGTGTAAATTCGTCCATCCGAACCCTGAGCCGAGCCAAGGGGTTCGTAGCCTGAGCCGAACGGGCTCATCTCGGTAAACGAAGAAAAGGCGGCGTTATAGACTCGCGAACGCTGCTGAATGGTCGGGCTCCCGTAGTAGGCATTGACCACGTAGCTTCCGTTTGAGAGAGGAGTGACGCTGTAGGGCCCATTTCCGTAGATTTGCCCTTCGCTCAAGAACTTCTGCCCCGTCTGCAAGCCCGTCGAATAGTTCGCCCAGCGGATTCCCGCGTCCCCATTCAGCGAAACAATTTGACCAGGACGGCCGGAATCGAGGCTAACGGACGCGCCCGAGTAAGTCCCGACTACACCTGCGCCGAATGAGCCCAACTGCACCCTGTTCACCGGGTCAAATCGGTAGAAGTTCCGATCCGTAGTGGTCGTGAAGATCACCATCTCGTAGCTGGCCCGCGCGACCACCGAACCTGCCAAGCAAAACAAAACTACTGAAAGCTGTCCGACTCTCATACGATTCAGTGTATCGCAACTTTGCTGAATCTACCCCTGAGTTTTCGATGGAGCCCAATGGCCCAAGTTCAAATCCTCGCTCATTGCGGCCAAAAACTGTGAGGAAATGTACAAGATTCGTCTGGCATACGACAAGTCATCGCAAGCAATGGACGAAAGCCCTCAACTTTCGTCCAACTCTAGCCTCCCTGCGTACAGATCCTCGAGAGAACGGTACGAACAGCGGCGCGAAGAAAGGAGTTCTCGCGGGCTATTCTACAAACTCAAGCCACACGCGTACAGTTCAGAAGAACTCTTTTGCGCCGGCTTCCATTTCTTCTACAGAAGGCTCGTGGATGCGCTGGCCCATCGACCATTTGTAGCCATATCTGCACGTGAACTGGCCGTAGCGATCGCCCCAGAACATGTCGGCGAGCGGCATCGTCACTTGCACTCCCGCCTTCTCGGCGCGAGCCCAGTCGGCGTCGATGTCCTTTGACTGGATGTGGATCGTCACGAAGATCTTGTCGCCGGGCTGCGGCCCGAAACTCCCGTACTCCGGAAACTCATCGTTGATCATGAGCACGCTGTCGCCAATGACGAGTTGGGCATTCATCACTTTGCTCCCGTCCGGCGTGAGCGCCACGTTCCGCGCGACGGCGCCGAGCGCCTCTTGGTAGAAAGCGATCGCTTCTTGGGCGTTACTCACCACGATGTAGGGCGTGAGCGTCGGGAACACATGCTGAGACGACAAATCTTTCATGCCCGATTATGCATGATCTATAATATGCCCAAGGCTTAGAGTTGCAGCAGCGACCGTATTCTCTCGAATGGGAAATTGGGGGTTGCAATCTGGATCGAAACATTCCAAACAAGAGGCACTTCAACGATGAGCTCCGACACCTTCCCCATTCGCCGCGTCGATCACATTCGACATTACGTAAACAATGCCCGTCAGTCGGCATTCTTCTACCAACACACGTTTGGCTTTGACATCGTCGCGTTCCGCGGCCTGGAAACTGGCTCGCGCGATCAGGTCGACTATGCCCTGCAACAGAACGATCTCCGGCTTGTCTTCTCGGCCCCGCTTCGTCCAGGTCATCCCATGGCGGAAAAGATTTCGACCCACGGAGACTTCGTCCAGGACATCGCGTTTGAAGTCGACGATGTCGATTGGGCGTACAACACCGCCGTCTCGCGAGGCGCGGAGTCGGCCTACGAACCCATGACCCTGGAGGACACCCACGGAACCATCCGCCAGGCAGGCATCAAGATCTATGGCAACACGATTCACACGTTCCTGAACCGGGACAACTACACGGGCCCATTTATGCCAGGCTTCCGCGCCGAGAATCAACCGGGAGACGGCATCGGAATCATGGAAGTTGACCATTGCGTTGGCAATGTTGAACTGGGACAAATGAACCGCTGGGTGAAATGGTACGAAGACGTCCTCGGTTTTGCGAACCTGATCAGCTTCGATGACAAGGACATCTCCACGGAATTCACTGCGCTCATGTCCAAGGTGATGGCGAGTGGCAATGGAAGGGTGAAATTCCCGATCAACGAACCCGCCGAGGGCCGCAAGAAGAGTCAGATCGACGAGTATCTGGAGTTCTTTGGCGGCGCAGGCGTTCAGCACGTGGCCTTGCGTACAGACGACATCGTTTACACGGTCAGCCGGCTTCGCGCCCGAGGAATTGAGTTCCTCAGCGTGCCCCGTTCGTACTACGATATGCTTCCCGAGCGCGTTGGCGCGATCGAAGAAGACATCGCCGTGCTCGCCGACCTGGGAATCCTTGTGGATCGGGACGATGAAGGGTATCTACTGCAGATCTTTACCAAGCCCGTGACCGATAGGCCGACTTTGTTCTACGAAATCATCCACCGCAAGGGGGCGAAGAGCTTCGGAAAGGGCAACTTCAAGGCGCTCTTCGAGAGTATCGAGCGAGAACAGGCCTTGCGCGGCACGCTGTAAACTCGCGGCTCGAATTTCTTGAACGAGGCTGATCTCTGGCCATGCAAGGATCAGCCTCTTTTCGTTTTGGCGCATCGGGTAGCTTTGACCTATGGCTATTGATATCCGCGCACACTACGGTTTCTGGATTGAACTGCTCGCTTCGAACTACGCAAAGGACCTCGCGGCCCTGCCAGAAGGCGCGTACACGACGTCGATCGGCGGCGCGTGCCGCACCGCTCAGAACATTTCCACGGAAATCGTGCTGATGACCCGCGTGGCTAAAGACGTGCTCGAAGGAGGGGAGATTCCGGGGCGAGATCCCGCGAAGTTTGCCTCGCTGATGGAGGAATTGAGCACGCCAGAAGCCGCCGCGCAGGCAGTGAAGGACGCGGCGAAGGAAGCAGGCGCCGCTTTCGCCGCAGCTTCGGACGAGACGTTGGCACGGGAAGTTATGATGCCGTGGGGAATGTCGATGTCGCTGTATGCGCTTGCGCACCTGTGCGCGACGCACATTAATTACCACGACGCGCAACTCAATTACATCCAATCGTTCCACGGCGACACCGAAATGCATTGGTTCTGATTTGCTGCTCTTTCGGCCTCGTGGGCGGCGCGCGGGTCTGGTAACGTTTCGGGATGGATTGGATCGAGAAAACCACCGGCCTGCAGCTTGACGGAAGGACGGGGGCAGCCGAATTCTTGCTCGTCGTGGTTCCTTTGGTCTTTCTTCTAGCCGTCGTGTGGCGGTTCGTCGGCCGCAACCGCCGGTCCGCATAAACAACAGCGGCCTAGTTCAATTGAACTAGGCCGCTGTTCGCTTTCGCTCGCGCTTACTTCTCGTCTTTGAAGTCTGCGTCGATGACGTCGCCGTCCTCTTTCGCCGCGCCGACGCCTGCACCAACCTTCTCTCCCTCATTCTCCTGCGGTTGCTGCGCACTCTGGTACAGCTTCTCCGCGAGCGAATGGGATTCCGTCTCGAGTTCGGTGAACGCCGCTCGGATCTCGTCCTCGTTATCGGCAGCGATGGCTTTGCGGAGGTTTGCAATCTTCTCTTCCAGTGAAGACTTCTCTGCTTCCGTCAAGTTCGCTCCGTGCTCGCGCACGGTCTTCTCCGTGTTGTAAGCCAACGCATCCGCCTTGTTCTTCAACTCGGCCACTTCTTGGACCTTGCGATCCGTTTCTGCGTTCGCTTCCGCTTCGCGGACCATTCTGTCGATCTCGTCCCGGTTCAAATTGCCCGAACCCGTGATGGTGATTCGCTGCTGGTTCCCAGTTCCCAGGTCCTTTGCATTGACCTGAAGGATTCCGTTGGCATCGATATCGAACGTCACCTCGATCTGGGGCACACGAGCCGGTGCCGCAGGGATTCCTGCCAAGTGGAACCGCCCGAGGCTCTTGTTTTCTCGTGCAAGCGGTCGTTCGCCCTGGAGAACATGAATCTCAACCTCCGGCTGGTTGTCGACCGCAGTGGTGTAAACGCGGCTCTTCTTTGTCGGGATCGTGGTATTCCGGTCGATCACCTTATCGAAGATGCCGCCCTGCGTTTCCACACCCAGCGAAAGCGGAGTGACGTCCAGGAGCAAGATGTCCTTCACTTCGCCACCGAGAACGCCAGCCTGAATCGCCGCACCGATCGCCACGACCTCGTCCGGATTCACGCTTCGATTCGGATCTTTCTTCGTGTACTCCTTCACAAGCGCCTGGACCATCGGGATGCGGGAAGAACCACCTACGAGAATGACCTCGTCCAGTTCGGTCGCCCCCATTCCGGCATCTTCCAGAGCCTGATCCAGCGGTCTGCGAATCCGTTCGAGCAGATCCGAGCACAGTTCCTCGAACTTTGCACGGCTCAGGTTCAAATCAAGGTGCTTCGGCTGATTGTCGATGGCCGTGATGTACGGCAAATTGATGTTCGTCGTGACCTGGCTACTGAGCTCGATCTTCGCCTTCTCCGCCGCTTCGCGCAATCGCTGGAGCGCATCGCGCTGAGCGAGCAAATCAATGCCCTGCTCCTTCTTGAACTCGCTAGCAATCCATTCGACAATCTTCTGGTCGAAGTCATCGCCGCCCAAGTGGCTGTCGCCGTGAGTCGCCTTGACTTCAATGACGCCGTCGCCGACATCGAGTACCGAAACGTCGAACGTGCCGCCGCCCAAGTCGAAAACGAGAACCGTTTCGTTCTTGTCCTTGTCCAAGTGGTAGGCCAGCGATGCCGCCGTCGGCTCGTTGATGATGCGCAACACCTTCAGGCCCGCGATCTCGCCCGCGTTCTTGGTCGCAGTTCGCTGGGCGTCGTTGAAGTAAGCCGGAACCGTGATGACCGCCTGGTCCACGGCCGTACCCAGGTACGCCTCCGCGTCTGCCTTGAGCTTCTGGAGGATCATCGCGCTAATCTCCTCGGGAGTGAAGTCCTTGTCCACCGCCGGGATGTGCGCCACGATCATGCCATTCTTGGCTTCCTTGATCTGGTAAGCCACGCGGCTCGCCTCCTCCTTCACTTCCGAGTACTTGTGGCCGACAAATCGCTTGATCGAAGCGACCGTGTTTTCCGGGTTGACCACCGCTTGTCGCTTCGCGGTCACGCCGACCAGCCTTTCACCATTGGCCTTGAACGCGACGACGCTTGGAAGCGTCCGCGTGCCTTCTGCCGTCGCGATGACGATCGGCTCGCCGCCTTCCATTACTGCGACCACCGAGTTCGTGGTCCCCAAATCAATGCCTACTGTTCGTCCCATCGTGTTGCTCCTTAAGTCTTATCGCCTAAAGACACTTGAGTCTTATAGGCTCACATGACAATTCTAACGTCAAAGGTACCCCATCCGTTCCGGGTTTTGGAACGATTTCTTAGAGACAGGACTTTAGGGCCTGCATGGTCGCATCGACCGGAATCTCGCCGACCGATTCGTTCTCTGCCGGGTGAAGAACGGTCAGACTTGGGACGGGCGGTGCCCAGAGCCGGTGAATGCCATACCGGAACAATCCAACCGTCGGAGTTCCCGTCGCCGCGGCCAGGTGGAGGATGCCGTTGTCCAGGGTGAGGACCGCGCGTGCGACCGCAAGTGCCCCGACGACCTGGGGCATGGTGAGTTTGCCGCGCAGGTCCTCAACAAGCTCATCTGCGACCAACTGGGTCTCAAGGTCGTTGCCTTGCCAGTACTTCGACTGCGAGCTTGGCGGCGCGCCAAGCAATCCCACCGAGACTCCTTCGTGCTTCAAAGCACTGAGCGCCTCACTCCACTTCTCGGCGGGCCACAGTTTTTCCGGCAGGCTTGCGCTGGTTGCGATGAGCACGTCGGGCACGGCACGCCCCGGGTCATCGCTGGGTACTCGATACGCGGGCACCGTGCCCTCCAGATAAGCCAATCGGCAGAAGATCTCGGCGATAAATCCGCTGGACAAGAACGGATACTTTTGGGTCAGCGTTGGGCTGATCCACTCCATGTCGCGCCAGAGGTCGCCCCGGGGGTCGTCGGCGTGGGGCAGGTCTTTCCGCGCTTCGCCATCGAGACACGGTCCCGCGGCAAAACCGTGACGCCCCACTAGTGCCGCCGTGGCGAACTTCGCCGCCATCGTGCTCTCCAAGTTCACCACCAGTTCGTACGCTCCGCTTCGATCGCTCAGGATGCGGACCGTGTCCGTCGGGTGCGCTCCATGGAGCGGGTACCAACTATCGAAGAGGTCCGATGCGTGCGCCAGTTCGGAGACGCGATTGCCGGCAAAGTAGTCCAGCGTAGCGTGCGGGTACTTCGCCCGAAGCATCTGCAAGAGAGGCGTGGCAATCACAAAGTTGCCGATCGCATCGTTGGAGATGACGCCGATGCGCGCCTTAGCAGGAAGCTCTTGACCAACGAATCGACGGATCATCTGAGTTCATTGAACCCGATCCGCTAGAAGCGCAGCTGGTATTCCATGCGCATCGTCCAGTTCTGCAACCGCTGGTCCCCTGGGCGCGAATGCTGCCAGCTCACGTTCCCGAGGAACAGGCTGAGTTGCTGGTTCGGACCCGGCTGCTGATCGTACCGCAGCGAGTAGCGATGCACAGTCGAGCGTTTGCCCTGGCGATCGTTTTGCTCAACTCCATAGAACAAAAATACGGGAGACGGGTTCTTCGCGTTGAGAGTCAAATTGACCCCGCCAACCCGGCTGCGGGTCTTCTGCTGATCGTTGCGCAGTTCTTCCCACGATAGCCCGGCAGCGAAGTTTCCGTCGGTGCGCTGGTTCAATTGCCACTTGTTCGCCCTCGTGGCCTGCGGCAGCGAACCGAGAATGACATCTCCGCGGGCGACTTCGGGGTTGGTCTGAAGTTGGTGAACCAGTTCCCAAGAGCGGTTGAGCCGCGCGGTCAGCGCATAGTTGCGGATCATCGTGCGCGAACCATCGGGCATCGTGCGCAACTTGTAGGACACGTTGAGGCGTAGCGGATTCTTCTCCGCCGGATCGGTCGAGAGCCGGAATGTGCGGTCGATGGCGAGCGCATCGCCCGCAGCCACTTGCGAGAGGTAGTCCCAGCCCAAGCTCACTTGGCCCACGCGGAATCCTGCGCCCATCGAGCGGTTCTCCCGTGCCCATGCGTTGTTATCGCGCATCGTATCTGCGCCGTAGCGCAGAGTCAAATCGCTCAACGCACCCAGTTGCAATGGCCGAACCGTCGAGAGCTGGAAATTGCCGGAAGATTGGGTTCGCTGGCGGTCCCAAACGTTCTCCGAGTACACCGCCTTGCCGACCGCGATACCCGCGACTTGGCCTGGCGTCAGTTCGAAGCTCGACTGCTCCTGGCCGAGCGCACGTGTGTTCGTCTGACGGCCGTAGTTGTAGCTGAATCGCATGCCGCCGCCAAAGTCCCACCAGAAACCGTACTTTCGTTGACGCTCGCTGGCGTGGTCGCCGGTCCGCTTGACTTCGCTGTCCGTGACGCTCACGCCCGTTCGCGGGCTCAAGGTCGTCGTGAGCGTGCGTGATTGCTGTGTTTCCCTGTCGCCATCGCTGTAGGTAACGCTCGTGTGCTGCGCGCCCAGCGAGGTCGCGGCGTTGATTTTAGTCTCGTAGGCAACGGTCTGCCGTTTGGAGTCCGGCAAATCGGTCGTGGAACCGTCATAGTCGACCTTCTCGGTCTCCAGCTTGACCCTGCCCGCGGAGCCCATGTCCCGGGCGACGCTCCATCGTTCTAGCCCGTTGGCGTAGAGCAGATCCTCTGGCATGTTGGACCGCGCTCGGAACCGAAGCATCGAGAGTTGGGTGCGTGCGTCAAGATCATAAACGACCGAAGACGACTCGATATCGCGACTCTCGCCGGTCGCGCCACGGTCGGCGGTCGAGCGCTGGGTCTCTAGCTGCAATCCGCGCATCAGGTTCCATTTCAGCGCAAATTCCGACTGATGGAACCCACGATACTGGTTTAGAAACTCTCGTTCGGGGTCGGCCATCGAGCCAATAGACTCAAACCCTTCGCCGATCGCCCGGTTTGCGTAGCGGAGTTCGAGCCCCTTGTCCGCATAGCGTAGCTTCATGCGATCGAGTTCGCCTTCGGCGGCCTTGCGAGCCAGGGTCTGTGAGAATTCGAAGGTCTTCGCCCCACCAAGGTTCAGCCCACCGTCAAGATCGGTGCGACGTAATCCGCTCAGGCTGCCAAGTCGTTCGCGCTCGAAGATCAGCAGTGAGCTGAGAGCCTCGAAGCCGGTACCAATCGACTGGTTTCGGTAGCGGATCGAACCGAAATTGCCTGCGAGCGACAAGGTTTGGACTTTTGTCCGGTCGGTGGCATCCTTGAGCGAGAGGTCTTCGGCGGTCAGCGAAAGATTCTTTGCCGGAGTCAACCGAAGTCGAGTCCCTTCGCGCGAGATACCGTTCAGTTGCCGGAAGAGCTGCCCCTCTTCGCCGCGCTTATCGAAGGGGTTCGCCTGGTACATCTTGCCGATCGCATCGACATGCCCGCGCACCTCGGCATCGCTCAGCGCCGCCGAAGCGTTGAAGTCGTGGTCGGAGCCCCGGGTCGTGCGCGAGATGTCCCAACCGCGACCACTAGCTTGGACGTCCGTGGCGCCCAACCGCGCCGAATCCTGCTGGTCCTCGCGTATCCAGGACGTTGAGTAGCTCCACGGGTTCCCACCCATTTGGGCTCCGACGTTCCACGCTTGGCGGCGAAGACCCTGCTCCCGAGAGAGTTGCCCTGCATCGGCGAGGCGTGTGCCGTCGAACCGAGTGAATCCTTTCTCAACTCGCTGGTCCAAGAATCCGAAGTTCACGATTCCCAACGCGAGATTTGCTTTGCGACGGAAGAGATCGGACCCTTCGCCCGAGTTAATGCGGTTGGTTTCGAAGCCAATGGAGTTGCGGCCCGCGGCGTAGTTGAGCTGCATCTGCTCGCGGGTCATGCCAGCTTCCTTGGCTAGCTGACCACGATTGACGTTGCTGAGGTCGTTGAAGCGCTTGAAACCACCGGTGGTGTGCTCGCTCGACCAGTTGAGCTTGAGGCCGCCCAGTTGTGCGCCGTAGCCGCGGCTTTCTATGGACTCTTTGCCATCGCGCACGGCGTCGTAGTTCGCCGATAGATTCGCAGACTTGGAGCCTACTTGCTGTAAACCGTATCCAACCCGCGAAAGCCCGCGCTCTTTCATGAGCGCCGCCACTTGGTCATTCGAGAGACCCGCCTCGCGCAGGCTCTGGGCGGAAGAAAACTTCTTGGAAATGTTCTGGTAGCTCGCGCGGATTGAGCCCGTACCTGCCCGGAGTTCCAATCCTTGCATGATGGCTTGCCCCTTGCCTGCGTCCGGAGAAGCTGTCTGCACTTCGGTATCGAGGAGTGACGAGGTCTGGACCTTGGATTGATCGCTGACGATGACGACCCCGTTCAGTCCGCCCCCGCCTCGCAAGCCAAACTTGGTCTGCATCCCAACGATGTTCGAGCGCAGGACGGTGCCATCGTCGAGCCGGTCGGCTTGTCCGAACCCGAGAATCATCCGCTGCGAACCCCCGAGCATGTTCAGCCCGAGGCCGCCGACCATACCCATCCCCATCAGGCTGCTCTTCGTCGCCTCGGGTTTGGCATTGGGGTCGTAGCGGTAGGTCGCCTGGATCGACTGGTTCCGCGCTGGCATCTTCGACAAGTAAACAATGCCCGCCGCGGCATCGATGACGTAGTCCTGGTCACGGCGCAGCGTCTTACCGTCAACAATGATCGTCTCGCTTCCAGGCACGACAGCTGCGTGACGCAAAGGTACGGAAGGGGAGCCGGGGGTCACCGAAATCCGGTCAACGGAAGTGCGAATGGCAGAGGATGGAGCAGGCGCGACGACCTCAGCCACGCTCACCGAATACACGGCAAGAGCAGCCAAGAGCGCGATCGTCCTTGTGCCTACCCCAGTCATAGCTTGTTCTCTGTTAAAAGTATAGGGCCTTAAAGGAAGTTTCGACCCACCTTTTCAACGAACATTCACTTCTTTCTACGCTGTTCATGCCCCCACAGCGTTCCACTATTCAGGGTTGTTTCCCCTGCAAGAAGAGACGGTTCAGCTTCATAATGGGTTCATGGGAGTCCGCATTGAGTCTGACAGCATGGGGAAAATCGAGGTCGAATCGACTCGGTACTGGGGTGCGCAGACCCAGCGATCCATCGAGAACTTCCCGATCGGCCGCGACCGCTTCATCTGGGGCCGAACGATCATCCGGTCACTGGGCATCCTCAAGAAGTGCGCCGCGCTGGCGAATCGAGACCTCGGACGTCTGCCCGAAGAAATCGCCTCGCGCATTGTTCTTGCGGCCGACGAAGTGATCTCGGGCAAGCTCGATGAGCACTTCCCGCTCGTTGTGTGGCAGACCGGTAGCGGCACCCAGAGCAACATGAACTCGAATGAGGTGATCTCCAACCGCGCGATCGAACTCTCAGGCGGGGAAATGGGCTCGAAGTCGCCGGTGCATCCCAACGACCACGTCAACCACGGACAAAGCTCGAACGACACATTCCCCACCGCGATGCACATCGCAGTGGTTCTTGACATCGCCGAACGCCTGACCCCCGGAGTGACCACCTTGCGCGACACGTTGGCCCGCAAGGCCTCGCAGTACCAGAATCTCGTCAAAGTCGGCCGGACCCACCTACAAGATGCAACGCCCATCACGTTGGGTCAGGAAATCGGCGGATGGGTCGCTCAAATCGACTATTGTTTGCGCGAGGTTCAGCACGCCAAGCAGGGACTGCTCGAATTGGCCATTGGCGGCACCGCCGTCGGCACCGGGTTGAACGCCCATCCAAAATTCGGGGACCTGGCCGCCAGCTACATGGCCAAGGAGACCGGCCACGCCTTCACCTCCGCCGAGAACAAGTTTGCTTCCCTCTCGGCCCACGATGCGCTCGTACAGACCAGCGCGGCCCTAAGGACGCTTGCGGGTGCGCTCCTCAAGATGGCAAATGACGTTCGCTGGCTTGCCAGCGGCCCGCGCGACGGGATCGGGGAGATCAACATTCCCGAGAACGAGCCTGGCAGCAGCATCATGCCCGGCAAGGTCAACCCCACCCAATGTGAGGCGCTAACCATGGTCGCCGTTCAGGTCTTCGGCAACGATGCCGCAGTGGCCATTGCCGGTTCACAAGGCAACTTCCAGCTAAACGTCTACAAGCCGGTCATGGTGCACAACGTGCTGGAGTCCATCGCGCTGCTGAGTGATGCGTGCCTGAGTTTCAACGATCAGTGCGCGGTCGGAATAGAGCCGAACCTGGCGCGTATCCAGAGCAACTTGGACCAGAACCTGATGGTTGTCACCGCGTTGAATCGCCACATCGGATACGACAATGCCGCGATGATTGCGAAGAAGGCGCACAAGGAAGGCACGACGCTCAAGGCCGCAGCGTTGGCGACTGGCCTGCTGAGCGAAGAGCAGTTCGATGCTTGGGTCGTGCCGCTCGATATGACGCACCCGAGCGAGTAACTTCGCTACACTGGCGCTATGTCCAACACGGTCGGTGACGTCCTGCGCGCGCTCCAACTTATCGCTCCGAGCGAGATGGCGTTTGGGTTTGACCGGATCGGGCTACAAGTCGGCGATCCCTCGCAGACGGTCACACTAGGCGTTGTGACGATGGATGCCAGCATGGCCGCCATTCGGCACGCGAAAGCGGTCGGCGCGCAAGTACTCGTCAGCCACCACCCGGTGATCTGGGAGCCGCTGAGAAACGTGCTCGCAACTGGACCCAACGCGCGCGTCTGGGAACTCGCACGAAGCGGCTTGTCCAGCATCGCCGCGCACACCAACTGGGATTCTTGCCCGGGAGGGCTGAACGACTTCCTGGCTGAGCAGATCGGCCTGCAGGATGTGCGCTCGTTCGGCTCTTCGGCAGAAGCCACCCACCTGAAAGTCGTTGTTTTCGTGCCTACTGCCGAGTCTGACGGCATGCTCACGGCGCTCGCCGCCGCGGGTGCGGGCACGATGGGGCGCTACGATCAGTGCGCATTCAGCGTCGAAGGGACTGGCATGTTTCGGCCGCTCGCGGGCGCGAACCCGACCATCGGCAAGGTCGGCCACCGTGAGTCCGTGGCTGAGAGCCGATTGGAAATGATGCTTCCCGTGGCGGCAAGGGCGAAAGTGGAAGCCGCGCTGCTAGCGGCGCACTCTTACGAGACGCCCGCTTACGAGTTCATACCGCTCGCCTGCACTTCGGTCCAGCCCATCGGACGCACCGGCCGGCTACCTCAACCACTGGGCCTGCTCGAATTCCGTGCGCTGCTCGACACCAAGCTCCACACCCGCGCAATGGTGTGGGGATCGACCACCAAGCCCATCCAAACAGTGGCGGTCGTTGGCGGTGCGGCCGACGACGAGTGGCTGGCGGCCCAAGCGGCGGGTGCCGACATCTTGGTTACCGGAGAAGTCAAGCAGCACGTAGCGCTTGCCGCTTCCGAATCTGAGTTCGCCATTGCCGCAGCTGGCCATTACGCGACTGAGCACCCTTCCTGCGAACGGCTGCGGGCAAAGCTTGAGGCCGAGATGCCTGCGGTTAAGTGGGAGCTCTTTGTCCCCCCAGCCGGAAGCGCTGGGCGGCCTTACTGATCACCGCGATCTTCACAGGTCATTTC encodes the following:
- the fumC gene encoding class II fumarate hydratase — translated: MGVRIESDSMGKIEVESTRYWGAQTQRSIENFPIGRDRFIWGRTIIRSLGILKKCAALANRDLGRLPEEIASRIVLAADEVISGKLDEHFPLVVWQTGSGTQSNMNSNEVISNRAIELSGGEMGSKSPVHPNDHVNHGQSSNDTFPTAMHIAVVLDIAERLTPGVTTLRDTLARKASQYQNLVKVGRTHLQDATPITLGQEIGGWVAQIDYCLREVQHAKQGLLELAIGGTAVGTGLNAHPKFGDLAASYMAKETGHAFTSAENKFASLSAHDALVQTSAALRTLAGALLKMANDVRWLASGPRDGIGEINIPENEPGSSIMPGKVNPTQCEALTMVAVQVFGNDAAVAIAGSQGNFQLNVYKPVMVHNVLESIALLSDACLSFNDQCAVGIEPNLARIQSNLDQNLMVVTALNRHIGYDNAAMIAKKAHKEGTTLKAAALATGLLSEEQFDAWVVPLDMTHPSE
- a CDS encoding Nif3-like dinuclear metal center hexameric protein; this encodes MSNTVGDVLRALQLIAPSEMAFGFDRIGLQVGDPSQTVTLGVVTMDASMAAIRHAKAVGAQVLVSHHPVIWEPLRNVLATGPNARVWELARSGLSSIAAHTNWDSCPGGLNDFLAEQIGLQDVRSFGSSAEATHLKVVVFVPTAESDGMLTALAAAGAGTMGRYDQCAFSVEGTGMFRPLAGANPTIGKVGHRESVAESRLEMMLPVAARAKVEAALLAAHSYETPAYEFIPLACTSVQPIGRTGRLPQPLGLLEFRALLDTKLHTRAMVWGSTTKPIQTVAVVGGAADDEWLAAQAAGADILVTGEVKQHVALAASESEFAIAAAGHYATEHPSCERLRAKLEAEMPAVKWELFVPPAGSAGRPY